In Alteromonas macleodii, the sequence TATCCTGTCCAGACGCAGAATAGAGCGTAAATAGTCCAACACAACTTAGTACGAGCAGACCAACCAGTAGCCAGCCATCAATGTGAATTCGCTGAAGAAAGCTTATCTTATTAGGGTTTATCGTGGTTCGCTTCACTGGTTTGCCCCTAATTTATTCTCACTACTTGCTGTATTAACGTCGGCAGTTTCAAAAACACGGTCTCGAAAGTAAAAGTCCATGATTTGACGCGCGACAGGCGCCGCGTTCTTACTACCACCACCTACGTTTTCAAGTACCACAGTTACCGATATTTCTGGGTCATCAAAAGGTGCAAAACCTACGTACATGGCGTTGTCGCGAAGGCGCTCGTCTATTTTACTGGCGTCGTATTCTTCATTTTGTCCAACCGTAAAGAGCTGCGCTGTACCTGTTTTACCCGCTGAATCATATGGCGTATCTGCAAACGCATGGCGTGCTCCGCCTTCATCGCCACTTACCACATCGCGCATGGCGTTTAATACCACGTCTAAATTTTCACGGTTTTTAATCTCTATAGGCCGAAGCGACTTAAGTGGGATAAGGTCTACAGAGCTATCTGTATTCATATAGCCACGAATAATCTGAGGGATATAGCGTTCGCCGGCATTAATTAACGTGTTAACTGATGTGTTTAATTGCACAGGGGTAGTGGTCCAGTAACTTTGGCCTATACCGACAGGTATAGTGTCGCCAATGTACCAAGGCTGATTGAATCGTGCGCGCTTCCAACCTCGGCTTGGCATATTCGCGTCAGATTCTTCATAAAGATCGATGCCGGTAAAATCTCCGAAGCCGAATTCATACATAGACTCACTAATTTTATCGATCCCTAATTTATAGGCCAGTTCGTAGTAGTAGGTGTCACAAGACACCTCAATGGCTTTCGAGACATCTACTTTACCATGGCCCCATCGACGCCAGTCACGCCACACATGAGATACATTAGGTAATTTATAGCGACCCGTATCGTTAACCGTATAGTCTTTTGTAATAACGCCTTCTTCAAGACCAACAAAACCTAAATGAGGCTTGATGGTAGAAGCAGGAGGGTATTGACCTTGAGTAGCACGGTTAATAAGTGGCCGGTCGGGTGAATTCAACAGCGCGGAATAATTTTTACTGCTGATACCGTGCACGAATAAGTTCGGGTCGTAGCTGGGGTTAGAATATAGGGCGAGCACGCCGCCGGTTTTAACATCGGTTACGACTACTGCGCCGCGCATACCTTCTATTATTCGCTGAGCTTCTAACTGAAGCTCTAAATCTAAGTTAAGTACGATGTCTTTGCCCGGCGTTGGCGGTTCAACACTCAGCACACGAATGATACGACCCTGATTGTTTACTTCAACCTGCTGATAGCCGACTTTACCGTGCAGTAATTCTTCGTGGTATTTCTCAATACCTAATTTGCCAATGTCATGAGTTGCCGCATAATTATCTTCTTGTCCTGCTTCAACAAGCTTTTGCAAGTCGCGTTTATTAATACGTGCCACATAACCGAGGGCGTGGGTGAGGGTTTCTTTGTACGGATAATGTCTAGCTAGACGGGCTTCAATTTGTACGCCCGGAAATTTGTGTTTGCTGGCAGAAAAAAGCGCGACTTCCTCTTCGCTTAATTGTGTGCGAAGGGCTACGGGTTTAAATCGACGGGTACCCTTAAGCGTTGACTGAAAGCGCTCTAACTCATCGCTTGTGATGTCCATTAATTCGGTTAGATCAGCAAGGGTCTGGTCAATATCATCGACCTGTTCGGGAATGACTTCTAAGCTAAAAACCGGGCGGTTTTCCGCTAAAAGTACACCATTTCGGTCGTAAATAAGACCGCGGTTTGGTGCTATGGGTAAAACTTTTATTCGATTACCGTTAGAGCGGGTTTGGTAATCTTCAAATTGGGTAACCTGTAAAGAATAAAGGTTGTTTAGCACAATGCCCAACATGGCTACAACGATAATAAAAGCGATAGTCGCGCGGCGAGCGAACAAGTTCGCCTCAGCAGAATGATCGCGAATTGCTTGTCGTTTTCGAGGCATTGACTTCCTTTGCATTAGTGTAGCGATTTCTTATTCACGGTGGTACGGGTGATTTTGCGTGACCGACCATGCGCGGTATAGGCTTTCGGTAAGAATAATT encodes:
- the mrdA gene encoding penicillin-binding protein 2, coding for MPRKRQAIRDHSAEANLFARRATIAFIIVVAMLGIVLNNLYSLQVTQFEDYQTRSNGNRIKVLPIAPNRGLIYDRNGVLLAENRPVFSLEVIPEQVDDIDQTLADLTELMDITSDELERFQSTLKGTRRFKPVALRTQLSEEEVALFSASKHKFPGVQIEARLARHYPYKETLTHALGYVARINKRDLQKLVEAGQEDNYAATHDIGKLGIEKYHEELLHGKVGYQQVEVNNQGRIIRVLSVEPPTPGKDIVLNLDLELQLEAQRIIEGMRGAVVVTDVKTGGVLALYSNPSYDPNLFVHGISSKNYSALLNSPDRPLINRATQGQYPPASTIKPHLGFVGLEEGVITKDYTVNDTGRYKLPNVSHVWRDWRRWGHGKVDVSKAIEVSCDTYYYELAYKLGIDKISESMYEFGFGDFTGIDLYEESDANMPSRGWKRARFNQPWYIGDTIPVGIGQSYWTTTPVQLNTSVNTLINAGERYIPQIIRGYMNTDSSVDLIPLKSLRPIEIKNRENLDVVLNAMRDVVSGDEGGARHAFADTPYDSAGKTGTAQLFTVGQNEEYDASKIDERLRDNAMYVGFAPFDDPEISVTVVLENVGGGSKNAAPVARQIMDFYFRDRVFETADVNTASSENKLGANQ